The Streptomyces sp. SS1-1 genome has a segment encoding these proteins:
- a CDS encoding AMP-binding protein, whose protein sequence is MAGLNRSAHVDTFARDHLPPPDQWPELVFDLPELHYPDRLNAAAELLAGPDGDRPVFHTPAGATWTYATLRAHVDRLAHVLTGDLGVVPGNRVLLRGPTTPWLAACWLAVLKAGAVAVTVLAQQRPHELRTMCEIAEVRHALCDVRAVDDLAKAEVPGLRITTYGGDGPDDLLHRPAPDTPFRAADTAADDVALIAFTSGTTGRPKGCLHFHRDVLAISDTFSAHVLRPHEDDVFAGSPPLGFTFGLGGLVVVPLRAGASALLLEQAGPKQLLPAIAEHRVSVLFTAPTAYRAMLDALDGHDVSSLRRCVSAGENLPAATWRAWHERTGLRVINGIGATELLHIFISAADERIRPGTTGVAVPGWQARVVDAEGREVPDGEPGLLAVRGPVGCRYLGDPRQRDYVRHGWNITGDTYVRDTDGYFRYVARADDMIISAGYNIAGPEVEEALLRHPDVLETAVVGRADEARGQVVVAYAVLREGARRDAEALRAFVKAELAPYKCPREIVFLDALPRTATGKLQRFRLRGAGDLPGDRQ, encoded by the coding sequence ATGGCCGGTCTGAACCGCTCCGCGCACGTCGACACCTTCGCCAGGGACCATCTGCCCCCGCCCGACCAGTGGCCGGAGCTCGTCTTCGACCTGCCGGAGCTGCACTACCCGGACCGGCTCAACGCCGCCGCGGAACTGCTGGCGGGACCCGACGGCGACCGGCCCGTGTTCCACACCCCGGCCGGTGCCACATGGACGTACGCCACACTGCGCGCCCATGTCGACCGGCTGGCCCATGTGCTCACCGGTGACCTGGGGGTCGTCCCCGGCAACCGGGTCCTGTTGCGCGGCCCCACCACTCCCTGGCTGGCGGCGTGCTGGCTGGCGGTGCTGAAGGCGGGCGCGGTGGCCGTCACGGTGCTGGCCCAGCAGCGGCCGCACGAGCTGCGGACCATGTGCGAGATAGCCGAGGTCCGGCACGCGCTGTGCGACGTCCGGGCCGTGGACGACCTCGCCAAGGCCGAGGTGCCGGGGCTGCGCATCACGACGTACGGCGGTGACGGCCCCGACGACCTGCTGCACCGGCCCGCGCCCGACACGCCGTTCCGGGCGGCGGACACCGCCGCCGACGACGTGGCGCTCATCGCCTTCACCTCGGGGACCACCGGGCGGCCCAAGGGCTGTCTGCACTTCCACCGGGATGTGCTCGCGATCTCCGACACCTTCTCCGCACATGTGCTGCGGCCCCATGAGGACGACGTCTTCGCGGGCAGTCCCCCGCTGGGGTTCACGTTCGGGCTGGGCGGGCTCGTGGTCGTCCCGCTGCGGGCGGGCGCCAGCGCCCTGCTGCTGGAACAGGCGGGGCCCAAGCAGTTGTTGCCGGCGATCGCCGAGCACCGGGTGTCCGTGCTGTTCACCGCGCCGACGGCGTACCGGGCGATGCTGGACGCGCTCGACGGGCACGACGTCTCGTCGCTGCGGCGCTGCGTGTCGGCGGGCGAGAACCTGCCCGCCGCGACCTGGCGGGCCTGGCACGAGCGGACCGGGCTGCGGGTCATCAACGGCATCGGCGCCACCGAGCTGCTGCACATCTTCATCTCGGCGGCCGACGAGCGGATCAGGCCCGGGACGACCGGGGTGGCCGTGCCCGGCTGGCAGGCGCGGGTCGTCGACGCCGAGGGCCGGGAGGTGCCGGACGGGGAGCCGGGGCTGCTGGCGGTGCGCGGGCCGGTGGGGTGCCGCTATCTCGGCGACCCGCGTCAGCGGGACTATGTGCGCCACGGCTGGAACATCACGGGCGACACATATGTCCGCGACACCGACGGCTACTTCCGGTACGTCGCCCGCGCCGACGACATGATCATCTCGGCCGGGTACAACATCGCGGGTCCGGAGGTCGAGGAGGCCCTGCTGCGGCACCCGGACGTGCTGGAGACGGCCGTCGTGGGGCGCGCCGACGAGGCACGCGGCCAGGTCGTCGTGGCGTACGCGGTGCTGCGGGAGGGGGCGCGCCGGGACGCGGAGGCGCTGCGCGCGTTCGTCAAGGCGGAGCTGGCGCCGTACAAGTGTCCTCGGGAGATCGTCTTCCTGGACGCGCTGCCGCGTACCGCGACCGGCAAGCTCCAGAGGTTCCGGCTGCGCGGTGCCGGTGACCTGCCCGGCGACCGGCAGTGA
- a CDS encoding acyl-CoA dehydrogenase family protein, with protein sequence MPAFSLDPPQTAWCAELRTLAAERLRPLAEKGEPGHVNRALVAELGQLGLLERLFTSGAVDLCLMRESLAYACTEAETALALQGLGAHPVHAHGTPAQRDRWLPRVADGTAIAAFALSEPAAGSDAAALELRADAGASEPAAEPDGAARWRLTGEKCWISNAPEADFYTVFARTTPGAGARGVTAFLVPADRPGLGGTSLDMLSPHPIGALTFDAVPVTADDVLGEVDRGFRVAMGTLNLFRPSVGAFAVGMARAALDATLAHTAERDAFGGKLKDLQTVAHQVAEMALRTEAARLMVYAAATAYDEGAEDVPKRAAMAKLLATETAQYVVDQAVQLHGARALRRGHLLEHLYREVRAPRVYEGASEVQRGIIAKELYAGREAAQ encoded by the coding sequence ATGCCCGCATTCTCGCTCGATCCACCCCAGACCGCCTGGTGCGCCGAACTGCGCACCCTGGCCGCCGAACGGCTGCGCCCGCTCGCGGAGAAGGGTGAACCCGGGCACGTCAACCGCGCACTGGTCGCCGAACTCGGGCAGCTCGGGCTGTTGGAGCGGCTGTTCACCTCGGGCGCCGTCGACCTGTGCCTGATGCGCGAGTCCCTCGCCTACGCCTGCACCGAGGCCGAGACCGCGCTCGCCCTCCAGGGCCTGGGCGCCCACCCCGTGCACGCCCACGGCACCCCGGCCCAGCGCGACCGCTGGCTCCCCAGGGTGGCCGACGGCACCGCGATCGCCGCCTTCGCCCTGAGCGAGCCGGCGGCCGGCTCGGACGCGGCGGCCCTGGAACTGAGGGCGGACGCGGGGGCGTCGGAGCCGGCCGCCGAACCCGACGGCGCCGCCCGCTGGCGGCTCACCGGTGAGAAGTGCTGGATCTCCAACGCCCCCGAGGCCGACTTCTACACCGTCTTCGCCCGCACCACGCCCGGCGCGGGCGCCCGCGGCGTCACCGCGTTCCTGGTCCCCGCCGACCGCCCCGGCCTGGGCGGGACCAGCCTCGACATGCTGTCCCCGCACCCCATCGGCGCCCTCACCTTCGACGCCGTGCCCGTCACCGCCGACGACGTGCTCGGCGAGGTCGACCGCGGCTTCCGGGTCGCCATGGGCACCCTCAACCTGTTCCGGCCCAGCGTCGGCGCCTTCGCCGTCGGCATGGCCCGCGCGGCCCTGGACGCGACGCTGGCCCACACCGCCGAACGGGACGCCTTCGGCGGCAAGTTGAAGGACCTCCAGACCGTCGCCCACCAGGTCGCCGAGATGGCCCTGCGCACCGAGGCGGCCCGCCTCATGGTGTACGCGGCGGCCACGGCCTACGACGAGGGGGCCGAGGACGTCCCGAAGCGGGCGGCGATGGCGAAACTCCTCGCCACCGAGACCGCGCAGTACGTCGTCGACCAAGCCGTCCAGCTGCACGGCGCCCGCGCCCTGCGCCGCGGCCATCTGCTCGAACACCTCTACCGCGAGGTGCGCGCCCCGCGCGTCTACGAGGGCGCCAGCGAGGTGCAACGCGGGATCATCGCCAAGGAGCTCTACGCCGGCAGGGAGGCCGCCCAGTGA
- a CDS encoding RidA family protein has protein sequence MTAERVNPPDLSPPTGFSHAVVATGSRVVFLAGQTALDGDGKVTGETLPQQFERALTNLLTALTASGGTPADLARVTVYATDVADYRDQAPELGRVWRRLAGRDYPAMAVVQVVRLWDERALVELDGFAVLP, from the coding sequence GTGACCGCGGAGCGCGTGAACCCGCCCGACCTGTCCCCGCCCACGGGCTTCTCGCACGCGGTCGTCGCCACCGGCTCACGGGTGGTGTTCCTGGCCGGCCAGACCGCGCTCGACGGCGACGGCAAGGTGACCGGCGAGACCCTGCCCCAGCAGTTCGAGCGGGCGCTCACCAATCTCCTGACGGCCCTCACGGCGTCCGGCGGCACCCCGGCCGACCTCGCCCGCGTCACCGTGTACGCCACCGACGTGGCGGACTACCGCGACCAGGCCCCCGAACTGGGCCGCGTCTGGCGGCGCCTGGCCGGACGCGACTACCCGGCGATGGCGGTCGTCCAGGTCGTCCGGCTGTGGGACGAGCGGGCGCTGGTGGAGCTGGACGGGTTCGCGGTGCTGCCGTAG
- a CDS encoding DUF5999 family protein yields the protein MCSHRSSCPSAQAGTAHMVTAHVPAAHVVSAHPEQGWSLLCDGSIVFDDSGALLPDGSVVAPHRAPAARLAQAA from the coding sequence ATGTGTTCTCACCGATCCTCGTGCCCGTCCGCCCAGGCCGGCACCGCACATATGGTCACGGCACACGTGCCGGCCGCACATGTGGTCTCGGCACACCCCGAGCAGGGCTGGAGCCTGCTGTGCGACGGCTCCATCGTGTTCGACGACAGCGGCGCCCTGCTGCCCGACGGCAGTGTGGTGGCACCACACCGGGCACCGGCCGCCCGCCTCGCACAGGCGGCGTGA
- a CDS encoding DUF6299 family protein, protein MPLRPVLAATAGAVLLLLAAAPSAPAADTDSTAEVKESVTVDKKIRLASDGTVTVSGTYRCADAEGPVFVSASVARRKSETRHPVGGTLAECDGEKHRWVNEGTPTPTTLKAGKADVEATLVELRPVDVLGGLPLPYFHAKLKKNATLVKA, encoded by the coding sequence ATGCCCCTGCGCCCCGTGCTCGCCGCCACCGCCGGCGCCGTCCTGCTCCTGCTGGCCGCCGCACCCTCGGCTCCCGCCGCCGACACCGACTCCACGGCCGAGGTGAAGGAGTCCGTGACCGTCGACAAGAAGATCCGCCTGGCCTCCGACGGCACCGTCACGGTGTCCGGTACCTACCGCTGCGCCGACGCGGAGGGCCCCGTCTTCGTCAGCGCCTCCGTGGCCCGGCGGAAGTCCGAGACCCGCCACCCCGTCGGCGGCACGCTCGCCGAGTGCGACGGCGAGAAGCACCGCTGGGTGAACGAGGGCACCCCCACCCCGACCACGCTCAAGGCCGGCAAGGCGGACGTCGAGGCCACCCTCGTCGAGCTGCGGCCCGTGGACGTGCTGGGCGGGCTGCCCCTGCCGTACTTCCACGCGAAGCTGAAGAAGAACGCGACCCTCGTGAAGGCCTGA
- a CDS encoding SpoIIE family protein phosphatase codes for MDSSAGRLLAHAAQELRRRAGELSAEVEQCLRRELPALYEAPDIARAVSQNVIDHISTALSGLEHEIDASRIELPAADTARSLGLARHGTPLSAVLRAFRLAQGIVNDRLLEELPRLSDDAQQVSAAARALTVMSTTYVDRVSEQGVEAFQEERDRRLRWRARMVNEASMRIGTTLDIDRTAQELADLAAERFADFVTVDLLDPLLRGDDSAVETPFVLRRMAQGPADAEAPEPSVRPQEVHRCHDGSATERALITGRPSRHQHDRSENPRSIHSTMVVPLRARGTTLGLAEFHRCGTPARYDDEDLLLAEEIAARAAVAVDNARRYTHARATALTLQRSLLPRNAPLQSAVDVAYRYLPAGSDAGVGGDWYDVIPLSGARVALVVGDVVGHGIRAAATMGRLRTAVRTLADIDLPPDELLTHLDDVVLRLSAEESGDQDGPGDGDIGATCLYAVYDPISRHCTLARAGHVPPAVVVRDGRAELLDLPPGPPLGLGGLPFETVEVDLPEGSLIALYTDGLIEARAHDIEGGLTTLQEVLARPAPSLDAACDTVLEALLPSTKPDDDIALLLARTRALGADRVATWDLEPDPAEVGRVRGEVSRQLAAWGLGDMDFIAELVVSELVTNAIRYGRPPISLRLIHDRALLLEVSDASSTTPHLRRARVFDEGGRGLLLVAQLAEQWGTRHARRGKTVWAQLSETAELPLPIL; via the coding sequence GTGGATTCCTCGGCCGGCCGACTTCTCGCGCACGCGGCACAGGAGCTCAGGCGGCGCGCCGGCGAGCTCTCCGCCGAGGTGGAACAGTGCCTGCGGCGCGAACTCCCCGCCCTCTACGAAGCGCCCGACATCGCCCGCGCCGTCTCCCAGAACGTCATCGACCACATCTCCACCGCCCTCTCCGGCCTCGAACACGAGATCGATGCGAGCCGGATCGAGCTGCCTGCCGCGGACACCGCACGCTCCCTCGGGCTGGCCCGTCACGGCACACCGCTGAGCGCCGTCCTGCGCGCGTTCCGCCTGGCCCAGGGCATCGTCAACGACCGTCTCCTGGAGGAGCTGCCCCGGCTCAGCGACGACGCGCAGCAGGTCAGCGCGGCGGCCCGGGCCCTGACCGTCATGTCGACGACCTATGTGGACCGCGTCTCCGAACAGGGCGTGGAGGCGTTCCAGGAGGAGCGCGACCGCAGGCTGCGCTGGCGGGCGCGGATGGTGAACGAGGCGAGCATGCGCATCGGCACCACCCTCGACATCGACCGCACCGCGCAGGAACTGGCCGACCTCGCCGCCGAACGCTTCGCCGACTTCGTCACCGTGGACCTCCTCGACCCGCTGCTGCGCGGCGACGACTCCGCCGTGGAGACGCCCTTCGTGCTCCGCCGGATGGCCCAGGGCCCCGCGGACGCCGAGGCTCCGGAACCGTCCGTCCGGCCGCAGGAGGTCCACCGCTGCCACGACGGCTCGGCCACCGAGCGCGCCCTGATCACCGGGCGGCCCTCCCGGCACCAGCACGACCGGTCCGAGAACCCGCGGAGCATCCACTCCACGATGGTGGTGCCGCTGCGCGCCCGCGGCACCACGCTGGGTCTCGCCGAATTCCACCGCTGCGGCACCCCCGCCCGCTACGACGACGAGGACCTCCTCCTCGCCGAGGAGATCGCCGCCCGGGCCGCCGTCGCCGTCGACAACGCCCGCCGCTACACCCACGCCCGCGCCACCGCCCTCACCCTCCAGCGCAGCCTCCTCCCGCGCAACGCACCCCTGCAGTCGGCCGTGGACGTCGCCTACCGCTATCTGCCGGCCGGCTCGGACGCCGGGGTCGGCGGCGACTGGTACGACGTCATCCCGCTGTCCGGCGCGCGGGTGGCCCTCGTCGTCGGGGACGTGGTCGGCCACGGCATCCGCGCCGCCGCCACCATGGGCCGGCTGCGCACCGCCGTACGCACCCTGGCCGACATCGACCTGCCGCCCGACGAACTCCTCACCCATCTGGACGACGTCGTGCTGCGCCTGTCCGCCGAGGAGTCCGGCGACCAGGACGGCCCGGGCGACGGCGACATCGGTGCCACCTGCCTGTACGCGGTGTACGACCCCATCTCCCGCCACTGCACCCTGGCCCGGGCCGGCCATGTGCCCCCGGCCGTCGTGGTCCGCGACGGCCGCGCCGAGCTGCTCGACCTGCCGCCCGGCCCGCCGCTGGGCCTCGGCGGCCTGCCGTTCGAGACGGTCGAGGTCGACCTGCCGGAGGGCAGCCTCATCGCCCTCTACACCGACGGCCTGATCGAGGCCCGCGCCCACGACATCGAGGGCGGGCTCACCACTCTGCAGGAGGTCCTCGCCCGGCCCGCGCCGAGCCTGGACGCGGCCTGCGACACGGTCCTCGAGGCTCTCCTCCCCTCCACGAAGCCGGACGACGACATCGCCCTGCTCCTCGCCCGCACCCGCGCCCTCGGCGCCGACCGCGTCGCCACCTGGGACCTGGAACCCGACCCCGCGGAGGTCGGCCGCGTACGCGGAGAGGTGTCACGCCAACTCGCGGCCTGGGGACTGGGCGACATGGACTTCATCGCCGAACTGGTCGTCAGCGAACTGGTCACCAACGCCATCCGCTACGGCCGCCCCCCGATCAGCCTGCGCCTCATCCACGACCGCGCCCTGCTGCTCGAGGTCTCCGACGCCAGCAGCACCACCCCGCACCTGCGCCGCGCCCGCGTCTTCGACGAGGGCGGCCGCGGCCTCCTCCTCGTCGCCCAACTGGCCGAACAGTGGGGCACCCGCCACGCCCGCCGCGGCAAGACGGTCTGGGCCCAGCTCAGCGAAACAGCGGAACTGCCGCTGCCGATCCTGTAG
- a CDS encoding class F sortase, which translates to MADAPRRLTALTMAAAATAAVLAVSATPSEQAAAPSDFGSSPTGQRAVTAPAPRGTESPPGTAAAAPPERVRVRDAGLDARVQPVGVTGRGDMAVPDDPSVAGWYRFGPAPGSPEGSAVLVGHVDGETGALGEFAALYDVRRGDRVEVRRAKAAPVVYRVVSRTTVPKGALPASAFRRTGDPVLTLITCAPPFEPERGGYLANLVVTAEPVRE; encoded by the coding sequence GTGGCTGACGCCCCGCGACGGCTGACCGCACTGACGATGGCCGCCGCCGCCACGGCAGCCGTCCTCGCCGTATCGGCCACGCCGTCGGAGCAGGCGGCCGCACCGTCCGACTTCGGGTCGTCACCCACGGGGCAGCGGGCGGTGACGGCCCCGGCGCCCCGCGGCACCGAGTCACCGCCCGGCACGGCCGCGGCCGCGCCGCCCGAGCGCGTCCGAGTTCGCGACGCGGGCCTCGACGCCCGCGTCCAGCCGGTCGGTGTGACCGGGCGCGGAGACATGGCCGTCCCGGACGACCCCTCCGTGGCCGGGTGGTACCGCTTCGGCCCGGCGCCCGGCAGCCCCGAGGGGTCGGCCGTGCTCGTCGGGCACGTGGACGGCGAGACGGGCGCCCTCGGCGAGTTCGCCGCGCTCTACGACGTACGGCGCGGCGATCGCGTCGAGGTCCGGCGAGCGAAGGCCGCACCGGTCGTCTACCGGGTCGTCTCGCGCACCACCGTGCCCAAGGGCGCGTTGCCGGCCTCGGCGTTCCGCCGGACGGGCGATCCCGTCCTCACACTGATCACCTGTGCACCGCCCTTCGAACCCGAGCGCGGAGGCTACCTGGCCAACCTCGTCGTCACGGCGGAGCCGGTGCGCGAGTGA
- a CDS encoding DUF4397 domain-containing protein — MTSRTTIAVAASAGACALAFGVTAPAAMAAPRQAQDTGMVSVFHGIPGMTVDVYANGDKLLGDFKPGTVTDPQSLKAGTYDIKIFEAGQSPDGTPALEKQVKVSEGGNATVAAHLSSDGKPQLTAFVNDVSKVDAGKARLTVRHVAAAPAVDVRAGGQPVFTDLTNPDEDSAAVDAGTVNADVVLAGTDTVAIGPADLDLKEGTSNVVYAWGSAEDKNLALATQTFSGMETMPNAAHAGVSGAAVTPNSSDQWLAWAAAAGAITLTGVMVARRVAGRRG; from the coding sequence ATGACCTCCCGGACCACCATCGCCGTCGCCGCTTCGGCCGGGGCCTGCGCTCTGGCCTTCGGCGTGACCGCACCCGCCGCCATGGCTGCTCCCCGGCAGGCGCAGGACACCGGCATGGTGTCCGTCTTCCACGGCATACCCGGCATGACGGTCGACGTCTACGCCAACGGCGACAAGCTGCTCGGCGACTTCAAGCCCGGCACGGTGACCGATCCGCAGTCCCTGAAGGCGGGGACCTATGACATCAAGATCTTCGAAGCGGGTCAGAGCCCCGACGGCACCCCCGCCCTGGAGAAGCAGGTGAAGGTGTCCGAGGGTGGCAACGCCACGGTCGCGGCGCACCTCTCCTCCGACGGCAAGCCGCAGTTGACGGCGTTCGTCAACGACGTCTCGAAGGTGGACGCGGGCAAGGCGCGCCTGACGGTTCGCCATGTCGCGGCCGCCCCCGCCGTCGACGTACGGGCCGGAGGACAGCCCGTCTTCACCGACCTGACCAATCCGGACGAGGACAGCGCGGCCGTCGACGCGGGCACCGTGAACGCCGACGTCGTCCTCGCCGGCACGGACACCGTCGCCATCGGCCCGGCCGACCTCGACCTCAAGGAGGGCACGAGCAACGTCGTCTACGCCTGGGGCAGCGCCGAGGACAAGAACCTGGCCCTGGCGACCCAGACCTTCAGCGGCATGGAGACGATGCCCAACGCGGCGCATGCCGGCGTCAGCGGTGCCGCCGTCACACCGAACTCCTCCGACCAGTGGCTCGCCTGGGCCGCGGCCGCCGGAGCGATCACACTGACGGGCGTCATGGTGGCCCGCCGGGTCGCCGGCCGGCGTGGCTGA
- a CDS encoding helix-turn-helix domain-containing protein: MADDYLVRIGRLIRDARQHRGWTQTQLAEALGTSQSAVNRIERGNQNISLEMIARIGEALDSEIVSLGYAGPMHLRVVGGRRLSGSIDVKTSKNACVALLCASLLNKGRTVLRRVARIEEVYRLLEVLNSIGVRTRWINGGVDLELVPPAELDMGAIDAEAAVRTRSIIMFLGPLLHRMNHFKLPYAGGCDLGTRTIEPHMIALRRFGLDVAATEGQYHAMVDRSVRPDRPIVLTERGDTVTENALLAAARHDGVTVIRNASSNYMVQDLCFFLEALGVRVEGIGTTTLTVHGVPTIDVDVDYSPSEDPVEAMSLLAAAVVTESELTVRRVPIEFLEIELAVLEEMGLDHDRTPEYFADNGRTRLIDLTVRPSKLEAPIDKIHPMPFPGLNIDNVPFFAAIAAAASGKTLIHDWVYDNRAIYLTDLNRLGGRLQLLDPHRVLVEGPTRWRAAEMMCPPALRPAVVVLLAMMAADGTSVLRNVYVINRGYEDLAERLNSIGAQIEIFRDI; encoded by the coding sequence ATGGCAGACGACTACCTCGTACGCATCGGCAGGCTCATCCGTGACGCCCGGCAACACCGTGGCTGGACACAGACGCAGCTCGCCGAGGCGCTCGGCACCTCCCAGAGCGCCGTCAATCGCATCGAGCGCGGCAACCAGAACATCAGCCTTGAGATGATCGCCCGTATCGGCGAGGCCCTGGACAGCGAGATCGTGTCCCTGGGTTACGCCGGTCCGATGCATCTCCGGGTCGTCGGCGGACGTCGGCTGTCGGGTTCCATCGACGTCAAGACGAGCAAGAACGCCTGTGTGGCGCTGCTGTGCGCCTCTCTGCTCAACAAGGGGCGCACAGTGCTGCGCCGGGTCGCCCGGATCGAGGAGGTCTACCGCCTCCTCGAGGTCCTCAACTCCATCGGCGTCCGCACCCGTTGGATCAACGGCGGGGTCGACCTCGAACTCGTGCCGCCCGCCGAGCTGGACATGGGCGCGATCGACGCCGAGGCCGCCGTGCGCACCCGGTCGATCATCATGTTCCTCGGCCCGCTGCTGCACCGCATGAACCACTTCAAGCTGCCCTACGCGGGCGGTTGCGACCTCGGTACGCGCACCATCGAGCCGCACATGATCGCGCTGCGCCGCTTCGGCCTGGACGTGGCGGCGACCGAGGGCCAGTACCACGCCATGGTCGACCGGTCCGTACGGCCCGACCGGCCGATCGTGCTGACCGAGCGCGGCGACACCGTGACGGAGAACGCGCTGCTGGCCGCCGCGCGGCACGACGGCGTCACCGTCATCCGCAACGCCTCCTCCAACTACATGGTCCAGGACCTCTGTTTCTTCCTGGAGGCGCTCGGCGTCCGGGTCGAGGGCATCGGCACCACGACCCTGACCGTGCACGGCGTGCCGACGATCGACGTCGACGTCGACTACTCCCCCTCCGAGGACCCGGTCGAGGCGATGAGCCTGCTGGCCGCCGCCGTCGTCACCGAGTCCGAACTGACGGTCCGCCGGGTGCCGATCGAGTTCCTGGAGATCGAGCTCGCGGTCCTGGAGGAGATGGGCCTCGACCACGACCGCACGCCCGAGTACTTCGCCGACAACGGCCGTACCCGGCTGATCGACCTGACGGTCCGCCCCTCCAAGCTGGAGGCGCCGATCGACAAGATCCACCCGATGCCGTTCCCCGGCCTGAACATCGACAACGTGCCGTTCTTCGCGGCCATCGCGGCGGCGGCGTCCGGCAAGACCCTCATCCACGACTGGGTCTACGACAACCGCGCCATCTACCTGACCGACCTCAACCGCCTCGGCGGCCGCCTCCAGCTCCTGGACCCGCACCGCGTCCTGGTGGAGGGCCCGACCCGCTGGCGCGCCGCCGAGATGATGTGCCCGCCGGCCCTGCGCCCCGCCGTGGTCGTCCTGCTGGCGATGATGGCGGCGGACGGCACGTCCGTGCTGCGCAACGTGTATGTCATCAACCGCGGATACGAGGACCTGGCGGAGCGGCTGAACTCGATCGGGGCGCAGATCGAGATCTTCCGGGACATCTGA
- a CDS encoding DUF4236 domain-containing protein — MPLTFRKSFRILPGVRLNINRRSWSITTGGKNGPRHTRSSTGRRTTSMDLPGPFGWRRTRTSRGR, encoded by the coding sequence ATGCCCCTCACGTTCCGCAAGAGCTTCCGGATCCTTCCGGGCGTACGGCTGAACATCAACCGCCGCTCCTGGTCCATCACGACGGGCGGCAAGAACGGTCCGCGACACACCCGCAGCAGCACCGGACGTCGTACGACATCGATGGATTTGCCCGGACCTTTCGGGTGGCGGCGCACCCGTACCAGCAGGGGGCGTTGA
- the argG gene encoding argininosuccinate synthase, whose translation MSKVLTSLPTGERVGIAFSGGLDTSVAVAWMRDKGAVPCTYTADIGQYDEPDIASVPGRAKTYGAEVARLVDCRAALVEEGLAALTCGAFHIRSGGRAYFNTTPLGRAVTGTLLVRAMLEDDVQIWGDGSTYKGNDIERFYRYGLLANPHLRIYKPWLDAHFVTELGGRKEMSEWLVAHGLPYRDATEKAYSTDANIWGATHEAKTLEHLDTGIETVEPIMGVRFWDPSVDIAPEDVTIGFEQGRPVTINGKEFASAVDLVMEANAIGGRHGLGMSDQIENRIIEAKSRGIYEAPGMALLHAAYERLVNAIHNEDTLAQYHNEGRRLGRLMYEGRWLDPQALMIRESLQRWVGAAITGEVTLRLRRGEDYSILDTTGPAFSYHPDKLSMERTEDSAFGPVDRIGQLTMRNLDIADSRAKLEQYVGLGLIGTGSPTIGASQAAATGLIGTMPELPEGGAEAIASRGEVSEEDALLDRAAMESGTD comes from the coding sequence ATGTCCAAGGTCCTCACCTCCCTGCCCACCGGCGAACGGGTCGGCATCGCCTTCTCCGGCGGTCTCGACACCTCGGTCGCGGTCGCCTGGATGCGCGACAAGGGCGCCGTCCCGTGCACCTACACCGCCGACATCGGCCAGTACGACGAGCCCGACATCGCGTCGGTGCCCGGCCGCGCCAAGACCTACGGCGCCGAGGTCGCGCGCCTGGTCGACTGCCGCGCCGCCCTCGTCGAGGAGGGGCTGGCCGCGCTCACCTGCGGCGCGTTCCACATCCGCTCCGGCGGGCGCGCGTACTTCAACACGACGCCGCTGGGCCGTGCCGTCACCGGCACCCTGCTGGTGCGGGCGATGCTGGAGGACGACGTCCAGATCTGGGGCGACGGCTCGACCTACAAGGGCAACGACATCGAGCGGTTCTACCGCTACGGCCTGCTCGCCAACCCGCACCTGCGGATCTACAAGCCCTGGCTGGACGCCCACTTCGTGACGGAGCTCGGCGGCCGCAAGGAGATGTCGGAGTGGCTGGTCGCCCACGGCCTGCCGTACCGGGACGCGACCGAGAAGGCGTACTCCACCGACGCCAACATCTGGGGCGCCACCCACGAGGCCAAGACCCTGGAGCACCTGGACACCGGCATCGAGACGGTCGAGCCGATCATGGGCGTCCGGTTCTGGGACCCGTCCGTCGACATCGCCCCCGAGGACGTGACGATCGGCTTCGAGCAGGGCCGCCCCGTCACCATCAACGGCAAGGAGTTCGCCTCCGCCGTCGACCTGGTGATGGAGGCCAACGCCATCGGCGGCCGGCACGGCCTGGGCATGTCCGACCAGATCGAGAACCGGATCATCGAGGCCAAGAGCCGCGGCATCTACGAGGCGCCGGGCATGGCCCTGCTGCACGCCGCGTACGAGCGCCTGGTCAACGCGATCCACAACGAGGACACCCTCGCCCAGTACCACAACGAGGGCCGGCGCCTCGGCCGGCTGATGTACGAGGGCCGCTGGCTGGACCCGCAGGCGCTGATGATCCGCGAGTCGCTCCAGCGCTGGGTCGGCGCCGCGATCACCGGCGAGGTGACGCTGCGGCTGCGGCGCGGCGAGGACTACTCGATCCTCGACACCACGGGCCCGGCGTTCTCCTACCACCCGGACAAGCTCTCCATGGAGCGCACCGAGGACTCGGCCTTCGGTCCCGTCGACCGCATCGGCCAGCTGACCATGCGCAACCTGGACATCGCCGACTCCCGCGCCAAGCTGGAGCAGTACGTCGGCCTCGGCCTGATCGGCACCGGCAGCCCCACCATCGGCGCCTCCCAGGCCGCCGCGACCGGCCTCATCGGCACCATGCCGGAGCTGCCCGAGGGCGGCGCCGAGGCGATCGCCTCGCGCGGCGAGGTGTCCGAGGAGGACGCGCTGCTGGACCGCGCCGCGATGGAGTCCGGCACGGACTGA